Genomic window (Agrobacterium larrymoorei):
ACGTGAATGTCGCGCAGGGACCCGTCGGCCAGCTTGGCATTGGTGAAGATGGTTGTGGTGGTCATCGGGGTTTCCTTTCCGTATTTTGCACCATGAGGCGCAAGCATTCGCTTGCTCATCACAGCACTTGTTTATCGTGGCGCCAGATGGCAGGCGACCTTGCCGCCGCCTTCCCGTGTTCGGACCTCCGGCGCAACCTTGCTGCACAGCTCGGTGGCGATGGGACAGCGTGGATGGAAGGCGCAGCCCTTTGGCGGATCGAGCGGACTTGGCGGCTCGCCGCCCATCAGCGCCCGATCGCGATTGGGGGCTGCGACATCGGGGATGGTTTGCAGCAGAAGCCGCGTGTAGGGATGTTGAGGATTGGCGAAGAGTGCCTCTGTTTCCGCTTCCTCCACAATCCGGCCGAGATACATGACAGCGATACGATCGGCCATGTGCCGGACGACGGCGAGATTGTGGCTGATGAAGAGGTAAGTCAGGCCAAGCTCATCCTGCAATCTGCGCATCAGATTGAGGATTTGCGCCTGGACGGAGACATCGAGTGCCGAGGTCGGTTCGTCGCAGACAAGGAATTCCGGCTCGCTGGCGAGCGCTCTCGCAATCGAGATGCGCTGTCTCTGACCGCCTGAAAACTCGTGCGGAAAACGCCCGGCATCGTCCGCAGACAGGCCGACGGTTCGCAACAACTCCGCCACGCGCGCATCGATCGCCTCCCTGCCTTGACGCAGACCGAAGACTTGAATTGGTTCGGCAATGATATTGCCGACCCGCCAGCGTGGGTTGAGGCTGGCGTGCGGGTCCTGAAAGATCATCTGGGCTTCGAGCGGCTTGCCACTGTTTACGCCCTTTTCGGCCGGCGCAAAGACGATGGCGCCCTCGCTTGGGTCATACAGTCCCGTCACCAGTCGGGCGACGGTGGATTTGCCACAGCCGGACTCCCCGACGAGAGCAAGGCACTTGCCTTTCTGCACTGTGAAGGTCACGTCCTGGACGGCGCGAAGATAGCGTTTCGGCTTGCGGTCGATCACACGGTTCAACCAGGGAGCGGAGACGTCGAAGACACGCGTCAGCTGATCGACTTCCAGCGCATTGTCAGGGCTTCTCATGCAACACCTCCATCGTGGACGAGACAGGCGACGCTGCCGTGATCATTGCGCACCAGCGCGGGTTTCATTTGCCGGCAGCGGGGGCCGACATCCGGACAGCGGGGATTGAACGCGCAGCCTTCAGGAATGGCGTTGAGCCTGGGCATGGCACCATCGATCTGGGTTAGCCGCTCGACACGGGCGCCAAGTGCGGGAATGGAACCCATCAAGCCGCGCGTATAAGGGTGCTTGGGGTTACGCAGCACCTCGTTGACCGGGCCGACCTCGATCACCCTGCCAGCATACATGACGGCAACGCGGTCGGCGGTTTCGGCAATCACACCCATGTCGTGGGTGACGAGCATGACGCCCGCGCCCTTTTCGCGGCAAAGCTTGCGCAGCAGCGTGGTGATCTGCGCCTGAATGGACACGTCGAGCGCGGTGGTGGGTTCGTCGGCAATGATCAATTGCGGATCGCCCGCAAGCGCGAGCGCTATGACGACGCGCTGGCGCATGCCACCGGAAAACTGATGAGGATAATGATCGATGCGCTCATCCGCGCCCGGAATGCCGACCTGTTTCAACAGGCCGACGGCGTGGGCGCGTGCTTGCGCGCGGCTGCGGTTCGAGTGCAGACGTATCGTCTCGATCAGTTGCTGGCCGACCGAGAAGAGCGGGTTGAGCGAGGTGAGCGGATCCTGAAAGATTGCGCCGACCATGCGGCCACGAACCGTGCTCATCTCCAACTCGCTCAGAGTATCGGTGCGCGTGCCGCCGATGCGGATTTCGCCCGCAGCAATCCGTCCCGGCGGTTCAAGCAGCCCAAGAACGGCCATGCCTGTCATCGACTTGCCCGCGCCGGACTCGCCGACGACTCCTAAAATTTCGCCTCGCTCGACGGTGAGCGAGACGTCGGAGAGGGCGGTCAGAATGCCTTTGCGGGTTGGGAACTCAACGGACAGGCCTTTGACTTCAAGAGCCGGCATGGCTGTCGGTGTCTGAGTGGCTGAGGTCATCGCGACACCTCGCTGGAGTGATGCGTAAGCGGATAGCTCGGCGGGAAAATCTCCTCGACCGGCGGATGCTGAAACGTCCGTTCGGGATATTTGGCGACAAGTCCATCAAACTGACGCTGTGCCTGACGCCTGGCGGCGATGAGGTCGATGCCCGCCACCTCTCCGTCACGCATCGAAATCCGTCCATCGACGATGGTGGCGCGGGTAACGCGACCGGTGGCGCCGTAGACAAGCGTCTGGATCGGATCGATCCGTGGCGCGATCATGCTGTCGGCCATGTCGAAAACGGCGAA
Coding sequences:
- a CDS encoding ABC transporter ATP-binding protein, with product MRSPDNALEVDQLTRVFDVSAPWLNRVIDRKPKRYLRAVQDVTFTVQKGKCLALVGESGCGKSTVARLVTGLYDPSEGAIVFAPAEKGVNSGKPLEAQMIFQDPHASLNPRWRVGNIIAEPIQVFGLRQGREAIDARVAELLRTVGLSADDAGRFPHEFSGGQRQRISIARALASEPEFLVCDEPTSALDVSVQAQILNLMRRLQDELGLTYLFISHNLAVVRHMADRIAVMYLGRIVEEAETEALFANPQHPYTRLLLQTIPDVAAPNRDRALMGGEPPSPLDPPKGCAFHPRCPIATELCSKVAPEVRTREGGGKVACHLAPR
- a CDS encoding ABC transporter ATP-binding protein, which translates into the protein MTSATQTPTAMPALEVKGLSVEFPTRKGILTALSDVSLTVERGEILGVVGESGAGKSMTGMAVLGLLEPPGRIAAGEIRIGGTRTDTLSELEMSTVRGRMVGAIFQDPLTSLNPLFSVGQQLIETIRLHSNRSRAQARAHAVGLLKQVGIPGADERIDHYPHQFSGGMRQRVVIALALAGDPQLIIADEPTTALDVSIQAQITTLLRKLCREKGAGVMLVTHDMGVIAETADRVAVMYAGRVIEVGPVNEVLRNPKHPYTRGLMGSIPALGARVERLTQIDGAMPRLNAIPEGCAFNPRCPDVGPRCRQMKPALVRNDHGSVACLVHDGGVA